A genomic region of Bernardetia sp. ABR2-2B contains the following coding sequences:
- a CDS encoding DMT family transporter: protein MDRLDSTSSSASIFDYLKLHSIVLIWGVTAILGKWVTIPAVETVLYRTLISAIVLAFFVKKNEWKISSKFIFQLLFTGMIVGAHWITFFAAAKVANVSICLVGLSTASLWTAFIEPVFNKKKVKLYEVFLGLVIIGGLYVIMKADLENDMILGLILGVISAILAALFSTINGKLTHLAEPNTITVLEMSGASIGIILFLPFYSVYFTGTEGIDIVLKNNTVYFQEGEWFFDVINSIYLNTDIVMIFALAIICTVYTYSVSIELLRRMTVFVTNLTINLEPVYGIVLAAIFFNEHEKMDSSFYIGAAIILLSVLSYPIFNYTNKKIKKKKSKLK, encoded by the coding sequence ATGGATAGGTTAGATTCCACAAGTTCTTCAGCTTCTATTTTTGATTATTTGAAGCTTCATTCAATTGTACTGATTTGGGGGGTTACAGCTATTTTAGGAAAGTGGGTTACTATTCCTGCTGTTGAAACTGTTTTATACAGAACTTTAATATCAGCTATTGTTCTAGCTTTTTTTGTAAAGAAAAATGAGTGGAAAATCTCTTCAAAATTTATTTTTCAACTACTCTTTACGGGAATGATTGTGGGAGCACATTGGATTACATTCTTTGCAGCAGCCAAAGTAGCCAATGTTTCTATTTGTTTAGTCGGACTTTCTACGGCATCACTTTGGACAGCATTTATAGAACCTGTTTTTAATAAGAAAAAAGTAAAATTATATGAAGTGTTTTTAGGACTTGTTATTATTGGAGGTCTATATGTAATTATGAAAGCTGACTTAGAAAATGATATGATATTGGGACTTATCTTAGGAGTTATTTCTGCTATTTTAGCGGCTCTATTTTCTACAATTAATGGTAAATTAACTCATCTGGCTGAACCAAACACGATTACCGTTTTGGAGATGAGTGGTGCATCTATTGGAATTATTTTATTTCTTCCCTTTTATTCAGTTTACTTTACAGGTACTGAAGGAATTGATATAGTTTTAAAGAATAACACAGTTTATTTTCAAGAAGGTGAGTGGTTTTTTGATGTTATTAATTCAATATATCTTAATACTGATATTGTGATGATTTTTGCCCTTGCTATTATTTGTACGGTATATACTTATTCTGTAAGTATTGAACTTTTACGAAGAATGACTGTCTTTGTAACCAATTTAACTATTAATCTAGAACCCGTTTATGGAATAGTTTTGGCCGCTATTTTTTTTAATGAGCATGAAAAAATGGACTCTAGTTTTTATATTGGTGCAGCAATTATTTTATTATCTGTTCTTTCTTACCCTATTTTTAACTATACAAACAAGAAAATAAAAAAGAAAAAAAGTAAATTAAAATAA
- a CDS encoding two-component regulator propeller domain-containing protein: protein MSLGLVSYILSPTLGFALDPKKQISQYIIDQWTTKEGLPTNTLNYVYQSKDGFIWASTYNGLIRFDGVEFKIFDKKNLPYLTNSSISAIYQTEDDSLWVGTHGSGLIVQKNHDFNFYTTETTKGNYPNYSIESILKVKDGSLWIGTRGNGIIVYKDGIFTPFTAISEINSISINEIQYGKSGANHTIWIGTEGKGLFAYQNEIVEKYNVENGLLSNDVITGLLLDKTNTLWVGTINGVNRIRNGKSKVIKELEGVTINDIIEDKEGSIWFATSAGLFRKNPLTNQYEVLNTENGLPHNNVMNVSTDREGNIWLAMYRAGLIRLKDGKFVNYTVQQGLASVSVSSIQEVEKGVYWVGSDAGIMNTIKNQNVGTYTFKTPLSIDRLRNIFKDREGNIWVGSYAGVLRISSDGSEKLFTTEDGLTDNQVRVITQSVNGNIWIGTRGGGLDEYSASEQKWIPFTKDDGLTSNFVMGIEPTLDGKLIVSTNDAGINIINLKTRKVSKVYTQTEGLPSNLAFSARYDSKKILWVCANSGLVAISPNDINKIHIFSLSNGFPVDAVFDIREDSNGDLWLSSSSGVIRIDRNSVTDYFQGKRNTLETKVFDRSDGMKEEECTGAVHFLKDSQGQMWFPTIGGLSMINPTKIVENSLPPPVYILNMAVDSINYSFPSQKDEKIIVEAGAKRILFHFTGLSLVSPSDMQFKYRLKGFDEDWIEVTNERDALYTGLLPKEYTFEVMAANNDGVWSEEVATVKFKIKPFFYQTAYFWIGLILLFLILVFLAYRYQVGRIKRQNFKLEETVQQRTAEINQQKEEIESQRDRIEEQRQAITESYEQIHKVGEIGQKITAKLQTDTLVQTIYQNILALMPVEGFGIGTYKKKESKIEFKNYIEHGELLAAHSDSLSQVNRFSVQSFTKKKSILINDLEEYFEQNSQLKYLDMGKMPKSLIYVPLVINETTVGVLTVQSFRKNAYKKEDVVILEALAAYISIAQSNAKSYEIIQEKNRNITDSIRYALTIQQAVLPTPEEMNRLFDEYFVIFKPKDIVSGDFYWVVNYKGKTFVAIVDCTGHGVPGGFMSMIGNALLNEIVTIERIFSPAKILEKLHQDVRAALQQEKAKNDDGMDISIFCLDKTEEGNKITFAGAKQSMYYVENHQLIKLKGDRMSIGGRRSKKRDNRFKEKTVMLKNSSMIYMMSDGFADQSDLQGQKVGSNTIIEQLEKVSELPTAKQKQKLELLLEQHQRTAPQRDDITLLGIRL, encoded by the coding sequence TTGTCCCTAGGTTTAGTTTCTTATATCCTTTCCCCAACTCTTGGTTTTGCTCTAGACCCTAAAAAGCAAATTTCACAATATATAATTGACCAATGGACAACCAAAGAAGGTCTTCCTACTAATACTTTAAATTATGTCTATCAATCCAAAGATGGCTTTATTTGGGCAAGTACCTACAATGGCTTAATTCGTTTTGATGGTGTAGAATTTAAAATTTTCGACAAAAAAAACCTTCCTTATCTTACTAATAGCTCTATTTCAGCTATTTATCAAACAGAAGATGATTCACTTTGGGTAGGTACACATGGTAGTGGACTCATAGTACAAAAAAACCATGACTTTAATTTTTATACTACTGAAACTACAAAAGGCAATTATCCAAATTACTCTATTGAATCTATCCTAAAAGTGAAAGATGGCTCCTTATGGATAGGAACAAGAGGAAATGGTATAATAGTTTATAAAGATGGTATTTTCACACCCTTTACTGCTATTTCTGAAATAAATTCTATTTCTATTAATGAGATTCAATATGGTAAAAGTGGTGCTAATCATACTATTTGGATAGGAACAGAAGGTAAAGGCTTATTTGCTTATCAAAATGAAATTGTAGAAAAGTATAATGTAGAAAATGGTTTACTTTCAAATGATGTAATTACAGGACTTTTATTAGATAAAACGAATACGCTTTGGGTAGGAACTATAAATGGAGTGAATCGTATCCGAAATGGTAAATCTAAGGTCATAAAGGAATTAGAAGGTGTTACAATCAATGATATTATAGAAGATAAAGAAGGTAGTATTTGGTTTGCTACAAGTGCTGGTCTATTCAGAAAAAATCCTCTTACTAATCAGTATGAAGTCCTAAATACCGAAAATGGACTACCTCATAATAATGTTATGAATGTCAGTACAGACAGAGAGGGAAATATTTGGTTAGCAATGTATAGAGCAGGTCTTATACGCTTAAAAGATGGAAAGTTTGTAAACTATACAGTTCAACAAGGCTTGGCTTCTGTTTCAGTTAGCTCAATACAAGAAGTAGAAAAAGGAGTATATTGGGTTGGCTCTGATGCAGGAATCATGAATACTATCAAAAATCAAAATGTAGGTACATATACATTCAAAACTCCTCTTTCTATTGATCGCTTAAGAAATATTTTCAAAGATAGAGAAGGTAATATTTGGGTAGGTTCTTATGCTGGAGTATTGCGTATTTCTTCTGACGGAAGTGAAAAACTTTTTACTACTGAAGATGGGCTTACTGATAATCAAGTCAGAGTAATCACTCAAAGTGTGAATGGAAATATATGGATAGGAACTCGTGGTGGTGGACTAGATGAATATTCAGCCTCTGAACAAAAATGGATTCCATTTACAAAAGATGATGGATTGACTTCCAATTTTGTAATGGGAATAGAACCTACTCTAGACGGTAAACTGATTGTTTCTACAAATGATGCAGGTATAAATATTATAAACCTCAAAACAAGAAAAGTAAGTAAAGTTTATACACAAACAGAAGGTTTGCCTTCTAATCTTGCTTTTTCTGCTCGCTATGACTCCAAAAAAATTCTTTGGGTTTGTGCTAATTCTGGATTAGTTGCTATTTCACCAAACGATATCAACAAAATTCATATTTTCAGTCTCTCTAATGGTTTTCCTGTTGATGCTGTTTTTGATATTCGTGAGGATAGTAATGGTGATTTATGGCTGTCTTCTTCTTCAGGTGTAATTCGGATAGATAGAAATTCAGTAACAGATTATTTTCAAGGAAAAAGAAATACTTTAGAAACAAAAGTTTTTGATAGAAGTGATGGAATGAAAGAAGAAGAGTGTACGGGAGCAGTACATTTTCTTAAAGATAGTCAAGGGCAGATGTGGTTTCCTACTATTGGTGGTCTATCTATGATTAACCCTACTAAAATAGTAGAAAATTCACTTCCTCCACCTGTTTATATATTAAACATGGCAGTAGATAGTATTAACTATTCATTTCCTTCGCAAAAAGATGAGAAAATAATTGTGGAAGCAGGAGCAAAACGTATTCTTTTTCACTTTACAGGATTAAGTCTTGTCTCCCCATCAGATATGCAGTTCAAATATCGTTTAAAGGGTTTTGATGAAGATTGGATAGAAGTTACTAATGAAAGAGATGCGCTCTACACAGGCTTGTTGCCAAAAGAATACACTTTTGAAGTAATGGCTGCAAATAATGATGGAGTTTGGAGCGAAGAAGTGGCTACTGTAAAGTTTAAGATTAAGCCTTTTTTCTATCAAACAGCTTATTTTTGGATAGGTTTAATTCTATTATTCTTGATTTTGGTATTTTTAGCTTACCGTTATCAAGTAGGAAGAATTAAAAGACAAAATTTCAAATTAGAAGAAACTGTACAACAGCGTACAGCAGAAATTAATCAACAAAAAGAAGAAATTGAATCACAAAGAGATAGAATCGAAGAACAACGCCAAGCTATCACAGAGTCTTACGAACAAATCCACAAAGTAGGAGAAATTGGACAAAAAATTACTGCAAAACTTCAAACAGATACACTTGTCCAAACTATTTATCAAAATATTTTGGCACTCATGCCAGTAGAAGGCTTTGGAATAGGAACTTATAAGAAAAAAGAAAGTAAGATAGAGTTTAAAAATTATATAGAACACGGAGAATTACTTGCTGCTCATAGTGATTCTCTTTCTCAAGTAAATAGATTTTCAGTTCAGAGTTTTACTAAGAAAAAATCTATACTAATAAATGATTTGGAGGAATATTTTGAACAAAACTCTCAATTAAAATACTTAGATATGGGTAAAATGCCTAAATCTCTTATTTATGTTCCTTTAGTAATCAATGAAACAACAGTCGGTGTTTTAACAGTACAATCATTTAGAAAAAATGCTTATAAAAAAGAAGATGTTGTAATTTTAGAAGCCTTAGCAGCTTACATTTCTATTGCACAGAGTAATGCTAAATCCTATGAAATTATTCAAGAAAAGAATAGAAATATTACAGATTCAATTCGTTATGCTCTTACTATTCAACAGGCTGTTTTGCCTACTCCAGAGGAAATGAATCGACTTTTTGATGAGTATTTTGTGATTTTTAAGCCTAAAGATATTGTGAGTGGAGATTTTTATTGGGTAGTAAATTACAAAGGAAAAACTTTTGTAGCCATTGTAGATTGTACAGGACATGGTGTCCCAGGTGGCTTCATGTCTATGATAGGAAATGCTCTTTTGAACGAAATTGTTACTATCGAACGTATTTTTTCTCCTGCCAAGATTTTAGAAAAATTACATCAAGATGTTCGTGCTGCACTTCAACAAGAAAAAGCTAAAAATGATGATGGAATGGATATATCTATTTTTTGTTTAGATAAAACTGAAGAGGGAAATAAAATTACTTTTGCAGGAGCTAAACAATCTATGTATTATGTAGAAAATCATCAGCTTATAAAACTCAAGGGCGATCGAATGTCTATCGGTGGACGTAGAAGTAAAAAACGAGACAATCGTTTTAAAGAAAAAACAGTTATGCTAAAAAATAGCTCAATGATTTATATGATGAGCGATGGTTTTGCAGACCAGTCAGATTTACAAGGTCAAAAAGTTGGTTCAAATACGATAATAGAACAATTAGAAAAAGTATCAGAACTTCCAACAGCAAAACAAAAGCAGAAATTAGAACTTCTATTAGAACAACATCAACGTACAGCACCTCAGCGTGATGATATTACACTTTTAGGTATTCGTTTGTAG
- a CDS encoding Rieske 2Fe-2S domain-containing protein, which translates to MTKLFSSEEEATKKIKLGTSILLTVSDTNNEDEKICLSHTKDGFFAVQNSCSHSGADLHKGFINEQNEVVCPLHSYCFNLKTGNATRGKAASLKTYKLEWRLDETTNKNSLFIDV; encoded by the coding sequence TTGACAAAATTATTTAGTTCAGAAGAAGAAGCTACAAAGAAAATTAAATTAGGAACATCTATTCTTCTGACGGTTTCTGATACAAATAATGAAGATGAAAAAATCTGTCTTTCTCATACCAAAGATGGTTTTTTTGCTGTCCAAAATAGTTGTTCTCATTCGGGGGCAGATTTACACAAAGGTTTTATAAACGAACAAAATGAAGTCGTGTGTCCTCTTCATAGTTATTGTTTCAATCTAAAAACTGGAAATGCAACTCGTGGAAAGGCAGCTTCTCTAAAAACATACAAACTAGAATGGAGGCTTGATGAAACTACCAATAAAAATTCCTTATTTATTGATGTATAA
- a CDS encoding class I SAM-dependent methyltransferase, whose product MIDTSSITKNFNQIPLQTVKGNFKEIFCFNTEFEEENIDHSVVESFGEEWKKFASFEDKEIDKLGKMYFDIIDENIVNKNTYGIDIGCGTGRWTKYLLDKIGFMEAIDPSEAIYTADKLIAEKENVRFSRASTDNIPFEDETFDFGMSIGVLHHIPDTQKAMTNCVKKIKKGGYFYVYLYYNLEDRSAFFKFILSLVSLIRKVVSSLPSVLKKFVCDLIAIFIYMPVILLGRFSKFLGLKKFALSLPLSFYQNQSFFVVRNDALDRFGTSLEQRFSRSEITEMMQKAGLSEVVISPNEPYYHAVGKKIN is encoded by the coding sequence ATGATAGATACAAGTAGCATAACAAAAAATTTCAACCAAATTCCTCTACAAACTGTAAAAGGAAATTTTAAGGAAATTTTCTGTTTCAATACTGAATTTGAAGAAGAAAATATAGACCATTCGGTAGTAGAATCTTTTGGAGAGGAATGGAAAAAATTTGCTTCTTTCGAAGACAAGGAAATTGACAAATTAGGTAAGATGTATTTTGATATAATTGATGAGAATATAGTCAATAAAAATACATACGGAATTGATATCGGTTGTGGTACAGGCAGATGGACAAAATATTTACTTGATAAAATAGGTTTTATGGAAGCCATAGATCCTAGTGAAGCCATTTATACGGCTGACAAACTTATTGCAGAAAAAGAAAATGTTCGATTTTCTAGGGCTTCTACTGATAATATTCCGTTTGAGGATGAAACTTTTGACTTCGGCATGAGTATTGGTGTATTGCATCATATTCCTGACACGCAAAAAGCAATGACTAACTGTGTCAAGAAAATAAAAAAAGGAGGTTATTTTTATGTCTATCTTTATTATAATTTGGAAGATAGGTCTGCTTTTTTCAAGTTTATTTTGTCTCTTGTCTCTCTTATTCGTAAAGTAGTGAGTAGTTTACCTTCTGTATTAAAAAAGTTCGTCTGTGATTTGATTGCTATTTTTATTTATATGCCTGTAATTTTATTAGGACGTTTTTCAAAGTTTTTGGGATTGAAGAAATTTGCTCTTAGTTTGCCTTTGAGTTTTTATCAAAATCAATCTTTTTTTGTTGTTCGTAATGATGCTTTAGATAGGTTTGGTACTTCACTTGAACAGCGTTTTTCTAGAAGTGAGATTACTGAAATGATGCAAAAAGCAGGATTAAGTGAGGTTGTTATTTCTCCAAACGAGCCGTATTATCACGCTGTTGGAAAGAAAATAAATTAG
- a CDS encoding DUF4920 domain-containing protein, with product MKITFKLFLVLFSFVYLSACNSDKQEKEEETNQTKTVSASETDIENKDEKYGAEITVENAIAVSEIPAILAKQDSAELKVVGKIGECCQKKGCWMKVPISETQEMFVRFKDYGFFVPMDSEGKEIVMEGKVKKEVIPVAQLRHYAEDAGKSKEEIEKITEDEIKISFMATGVIIKG from the coding sequence ATGAAAATTACTTTCAAACTCTTTCTAGTTTTATTTTCCTTTGTATATCTATCAGCTTGTAATTCAGACAAACAAGAAAAGGAAGAAGAAACAAACCAAACTAAGACAGTTTCTGCATCCGAAACTGATATAGAAAACAAAGATGAAAAATATGGAGCAGAAATTACAGTAGAAAATGCAATCGCTGTTAGTGAAATTCCTGCAATTTTAGCAAAGCAAGATTCTGCTGAATTAAAAGTAGTTGGAAAAATAGGCGAATGTTGTCAGAAAAAAGGGTGTTGGATGAAAGTTCCTATTTCAGAAACTCAAGAAATGTTTGTTCGTTTTAAAGATTATGGCTTTTTCGTTCCTATGGACTCAGAGGGAAAAGAAATTGTAATGGAAGGAAAAGTAAAAAAAGAAGTTATTCCTGTGGCACAACTTCGTCATTATGCAGAAGATGCAGGGAAATCTAAAGAAGAAATTGAAAAAATTACAGAAGATGAAATTAAAATTTCTTTTATGGCGACAGGAGTAATCATAAAAGGATAA
- a CDS encoding carotenoid biosynthesis protein: MKSKAFYLLESVRYFVQDNINFFNGLILVMYFAGLLGLWFEPTRQLFEMATPFNLITSIVLLFLAQRKYSSSFWIFVSVTFLVGFFIEVIGVKTEVIFGTYSYGKTLGFKVLEVPLLIGVNWIMITFIVNYFISTYFSFFLFTSKITLFLKAIISAILMVMIDYLIEPVAIKHDFWSWAGGNIPLQNYIGWFLVALPLCVLFQYSRFEKINKFAYYLLLAQLLFFGGYNLLIYFFG; this comes from the coding sequence ATGAAATCTAAAGCCTTTTATTTATTAGAGTCTGTTCGTTATTTTGTACAAGACAATATCAATTTTTTTAATGGACTTATACTGGTCATGTATTTTGCAGGACTTTTAGGGCTTTGGTTTGAGCCTACTCGTCAGCTTTTCGAAATGGCTACACCCTTCAACTTGATTACAAGTATTGTACTTCTTTTCTTGGCACAGCGCAAATATTCATCTTCTTTTTGGATTTTTGTGAGTGTTACTTTTTTAGTCGGTTTTTTTATTGAAGTAATTGGTGTAAAAACAGAAGTTATTTTCGGGACATACAGCTATGGCAAAACACTAGGTTTTAAAGTCTTGGAAGTGCCTCTTTTGATTGGTGTAAATTGGATAATGATTACTTTTATAGTCAATTATTTTATTTCTACTTATTTCAGTTTTTTTCTTTTTACTTCTAAAATAACACTGTTTTTAAAAGCTATTATAAGTGCTATTTTGATGGTAATGATTGATTATTTGATAGAACCTGTTGCTATAAAACACGATTTTTGGAGCTGGGCTGGTGGTAATATTCCTCTTCAAAATTATATTGGTTGGTTTTTGGTAGCATTGCCCTTATGTGTGCTTTTTCAGTATTCTAGATTTGAAAAAATAAATAAATTTGCTTACTATTTATTATTAGCTCAATTACTGTTTTTTGGTGGATATAATTTGTTGATTTATTTTTTTGGATAG
- a CDS encoding mercuric reductase produces the protein MKKYDAIIIGTGQAGVPLAAKFDKEGKTVAIIEKNKIGGTCVNDGCTPTKSYVAAARRAFVTKNSQEFGVETGNVKVDLKKIKQRKDKIVSDSHENIEGLFDSLEKLDYYEGEGTFSSENIIEIKTKDGKTEQVKGKQIFINVGAKAIIPKEYKDLDYLTNTSILELEDTPKHLIVLGAGYIGLEFSQAFARFGSKVTVLERNERFLKKEDKDVAEAIKETLEKEGITIHTNSKNTQITQEKGISKVSFEKDGKTHTLEGSHILLSVGREPNTKALHLEKAGVKTDEKGYIKVNQHFQTNKEHIFALGDCNGEGAFTHTAFNDFEILREFLFGKKDRKLSDRIQCYAMFIDPPLSRIGMNEEQAREKMKEDDSLEITKGFRPMTKVARATEMGETDGMMKVLVDKKTEKILGATFFGISADETIHGIIDVMYAQKSYKTIRDAVHIHPTVSELIPTMLGSLKEFK, from the coding sequence ATGAAAAAATACGATGCAATCATTATCGGTACAGGACAAGCAGGAGTTCCATTAGCTGCAAAATTTGACAAAGAAGGAAAAACAGTAGCCATTATAGAAAAAAATAAAATTGGAGGAACGTGTGTAAACGATGGTTGTACGCCTACAAAGTCGTATGTGGCTGCTGCTAGAAGAGCTTTTGTAACCAAAAACAGTCAAGAGTTTGGAGTCGAAACTGGAAATGTGAAAGTAGATTTGAAAAAAATCAAGCAACGAAAAGATAAAATTGTTTCAGATTCTCATGAGAATATAGAAGGTTTGTTTGACTCATTAGAAAAGCTAGATTATTATGAAGGAGAAGGGACATTTTCAAGTGAAAATATAATTGAAATAAAAACCAAAGATGGAAAAACAGAGCAGGTAAAAGGCAAACAGATTTTTATAAACGTTGGTGCAAAAGCCATTATTCCAAAAGAATACAAAGATTTAGATTATCTAACCAATACTAGCATTTTAGAGTTAGAAGACACACCAAAGCATTTAATTGTACTTGGTGCTGGTTATATTGGTTTAGAATTTAGTCAAGCATTTGCTCGTTTTGGAAGTAAAGTAACAGTCTTGGAACGCAATGAACGTTTTTTGAAGAAAGAAGATAAAGATGTAGCCGAAGCTATAAAGGAAACATTAGAAAAAGAAGGTATAACAATTCATACAAATTCAAAAAATACACAGATAACTCAAGAAAAAGGAATATCTAAAGTTTCGTTTGAGAAAGATGGAAAAACACATACTTTAGAAGGCTCTCATATTTTGCTTTCTGTGGGTAGAGAACCAAATACTAAAGCTCTACATTTAGAAAAAGCAGGAGTAAAGACTGATGAAAAAGGCTACATAAAAGTTAATCAACATTTTCAAACAAATAAAGAGCATATTTTTGCTTTAGGAGATTGTAATGGAGAAGGAGCTTTCACGCATACAGCCTTCAATGATTTTGAGATTTTGAGAGAGTTTTTATTTGGAAAAAAAGATCGAAAACTGTCAGACAGAATACAATGTTACGCAATGTTCATTGACCCACCACTTTCAAGAATTGGAATGAATGAAGAACAGGCTAGGGAAAAAATGAAAGAAGATGATTCTTTAGAAATAACAAAAGGATTTCGCCCCATGACGAAAGTTGCTCGTGCTACCGAAATGGGAGAAACTGATGGAATGATGAAGGTTTTGGTAGATAAAAAAACTGAAAAAATATTGGGAGCAACCTTTTTTGGTATTTCAGCAGATGAAACTATCCACGGAATTATTGATGTGATGTACGCCCAAAAATCTTACAAAACTATTCGTGATGCTGTCCATATTCATCCAACAGTCAGTGAGCTTATTCCTACAATGCTTGGGAGTTTGAAGGAATTTAAATAG
- a CDS encoding AraC family transcriptional regulator, whose translation MNTLTETSLFIPKKQKLTSYNNLQTLVENRSSFNLPNFELNLFETHQKSKKVSLTFDTLTVTAMIRGKKVMQSFDKKNIVYDYLPGESVIVPANEELVIDFPEANKENPTQCLAIAIDNEKIKSTLETLNNQFPKLETPQNKSGSWTLENPNYHLKNNAEIKNVIDRITHISIGKSEAKNLLADLALQELLIRIMQTQARNLIFEEYKKYSSQNRFAFVIEYVENNLEEQITVEKLSKLACMSESNFYKAFKREFGITPVEYILEKRISRAKKLLSDMKLSITDVCYKAGFNSLSYFSVLFKKYAKQSPSAFRKSVFEK comes from the coding sequence ATGAATACGCTCACAGAAACTTCCTTATTTATACCAAAGAAACAAAAGCTTACTTCTTATAATAACCTTCAAACGCTTGTAGAGAATCGTTCTAGTTTTAATCTTCCAAATTTTGAACTCAATCTTTTCGAAACGCATCAAAAAAGCAAAAAAGTAAGCCTAACTTTTGATACTTTGACAGTAACAGCTATGATTCGTGGAAAAAAAGTAATGCAGTCTTTTGATAAAAAAAATATAGTTTATGATTACTTACCAGGGGAAAGCGTCATTGTTCCAGCCAATGAAGAACTGGTAATTGATTTTCCAGAAGCAAATAAAGAAAACCCTACTCAATGCTTGGCAATTGCGATTGATAATGAAAAAATAAAATCCACTTTAGAAACACTTAATAATCAGTTTCCAAAACTAGAAACGCCTCAAAACAAATCAGGAAGTTGGACACTAGAAAACCCAAATTACCATCTGAAAAATAATGCAGAAATTAAAAATGTAATTGATAGAATTACGCATATTTCGATAGGAAAAAGTGAAGCAAAAAACTTACTTGCCGACCTTGCTTTACAAGAACTTTTAATTCGAATTATGCAAACACAAGCCCGTAATTTGATTTTTGAAGAATATAAAAAATACAGTTCTCAAAACCGTTTTGCTTTTGTGATAGAATATGTAGAGAATAATTTGGAGGAACAAATAACAGTAGAAAAACTAAGCAAACTCGCTTGTATGAGTGAATCTAATTTTTATAAAGCCTTCAAAAGAGAATTTGGAATTACGCCTGTCGAATATATTTTGGAAAAACGAATCAGCCGAGCCAAAAAACTACTCTCGGATATGAAATTGAGTATCACAGATGTTTGTTACAAGGCTGGTTTTAATAGTTTGAGTTACTTTAGTGTCTTGTTTAAAAAGTATGCAAAACAGTCGCCAAGTGCCTTTAGAAAGTCTGTTTTTGAGAAGTAA